The Devosia sp. MC521 genome has a segment encoding these proteins:
- a CDS encoding cold-shock protein, which translates to MASITGTVKFFNATKGFGFITPDNGGKDHFVHISAVQRSGVDGLYENDKVTYEVETGRDGRESAINLSLQS; encoded by the coding sequence ATGGCTTCCATCACCGGTACCGTCAAGTTCTTCAACGCCACTAAGGGTTTTGGTTTCATCACCCCCGACAACGGCGGCAAGGACCACTTCGTACACATTTCTGCTGTTCAGCGCTCGGGCGTTGATGGCCTGTACGAAAACGACAAGGTCACCTACGAAGTCGAAACCGGCCGTGACGGTCGTGAATCGGCAATCAACCTGTCGCTGCAGTCGTAA
- a CDS encoding Zn-dependent hydrolase: protein MNSSRVDTRILMSRLTRLGEVGRDERGVLARLACSDADRQGRDLLLKWARESGFETRCDAIGNLFIVYNPSGSDESPILIGSHIDSVINAGMYDGCYGVLAGLGVLETIKAEGVAINRPLALVAFTNEEGVRFTPSLFGARVFTGVLSLEAAYATADRDGVTVGEELLRIGYVGTDSFPTPAAYVELHIEQGPVLEADKRDIGVVTGVNGAFSIRVSFDGVANHAGTTPMRLRRDAGQGAARFMRFVDELARAHTPELVATVGTFSLEPGAINVIPSRAVMTVDCRSSKSELLRMAREAMAAELAAISEETALGTHMAVLGTSEPVDFAPDLIDCVEETAVDLGYSHLRLPSGAGHDAQMMAAVCPATMIFVPSLGGISHNPLEHSSEEELAKGAAVLLGVVEELVTR, encoded by the coding sequence ATGAATTCTTCCCGTGTGGACACGCGAATCCTGATGTCGCGCCTAACCCGTTTGGGTGAGGTTGGGCGCGACGAGCGTGGTGTTCTGGCGCGTTTGGCGTGCTCTGACGCGGATCGGCAAGGGCGCGATCTGCTTTTGAAGTGGGCGCGCGAGTCGGGTTTTGAGACGCGTTGCGACGCGATCGGCAATCTTTTCATTGTCTACAATCCGAGTGGGTCGGACGAATCGCCGATTTTGATCGGGTCGCATATCGACAGCGTGATCAACGCGGGCATGTACGACGGTTGCTACGGCGTTTTGGCCGGGCTGGGCGTGTTGGAAACAATCAAAGCCGAGGGGGTGGCGATCAATCGGCCGCTCGCGCTGGTTGCTTTTACCAATGAAGAGGGTGTGCGGTTTACGCCTTCGCTGTTTGGTGCACGGGTTTTTACCGGCGTTTTGTCGCTCGAGGCCGCCTACGCAACGGCGGATCGGGATGGCGTTACTGTTGGAGAAGAGCTCCTGCGCATCGGCTATGTCGGCACGGATAGTTTCCCAACGCCTGCTGCCTATGTGGAACTGCACATAGAGCAAGGGCCGGTGTTGGAGGCTGATAAGCGCGACATTGGCGTTGTGACCGGTGTGAACGGGGCCTTTTCGATCCGCGTAAGTTTTGATGGTGTTGCCAATCATGCCGGGACAACGCCTATGCGGTTGCGGCGCGATGCGGGGCAGGGCGCAGCGCGGTTTATGCGCTTTGTTGATGAACTGGCGCGGGCACATACGCCCGAATTGGTGGCGACGGTGGGGACATTCTCACTTGAGCCGGGCGCCATTAATGTCATTCCCTCGCGCGCTGTTATGACTGTAGATTGCCGGAGCTCGAAGTCGGAGCTTTTGCGCATGGCGCGTGAGGCGATGGCAGCTGAGTTGGCGGCGATCTCTGAAGAGACTGCGCTGGGCACACACATGGCGGTGTTGGGAACCAGCGAGCCGGTTGATTTTGCACCAGATCTTATCGATTGCGTGGAAGAGACTGCCGTGGATCTTGGTTATTCCCATCTGCGTCTGCCCTCCGGAGCGGGGCATGATGCGCAGATGATGGCGGCGGTTTGTCCCGCCACCATGATCTTTGTGCCGAGCCTTGGCGGCATCAGCCACAATCCCCTTGAGCATTCTTCTGAAGAAGAATTGGCTAAGGGGGCCGCGGTATTGCTCGGGGTCGTTGAGGAATTGGTGACGCGTTAA
- a CDS encoding RidA family protein, which yields MPTSTPVFPANRHALYEAHRYSAATRSGDLLFVSGQVGGREDGTPEPVFADQVRRAYQNLQAVLAAAGAGLEDIIDVTTFHTDPENQVGDIMAVRAEFFPEAPYPNWTAVGVNWLSGFDFEIKVIARIPS from the coding sequence ATGCCCACAAGCACACCGGTTTTCCCGGCGAACCGTCACGCCCTTTATGAGGCGCACCGCTACTCCGCTGCCACGCGCTCGGGCGATTTACTCTTTGTCTCCGGCCAAGTTGGCGGTCGCGAAGATGGCACGCCAGAGCCTGTATTTGCTGATCAAGTTCGACGTGCTTACCAAAATCTTCAGGCGGTTCTCGCCGCAGCTGGAGCGGGTCTGGAAGACATCATCGACGTAACGACATTCCACACCGACCCAGAAAATCAGGTCGGTGATATCATGGCCGTCCGCGCGGAATTTTTCCCAGAAGCGCCCTATCCAAATTGGACAGCGGTCGGCGTGAACTGGCTCTCTGGTTTTGACTTCGAAATCAAAGTCATCGCCCGCATTCCGTCCTAA
- a CDS encoding TetR/AcrR family transcriptional regulator — translation MARKTRAEMMVETRAKLLAAGRKAFAEHGYADASMDTLTADVGLTRGALYHNFGDKRGLLAAVVNAVDTEMAARAHDAVRASNPANLWEQLVAEGIAYMELATDPEIRRIVLLDGPAVLGDPSQWESQSACLVGTRSILVTLMEEGVVKRMDIEAAARLMNGAALNAALWVAASSDPDMTLPKARDAFRHLMSGFLAQ, via the coding sequence ATGGCCCGCAAAACCCGCGCTGAAATGATGGTAGAGACACGCGCCAAGTTGCTGGCGGCGGGGCGCAAGGCCTTTGCCGAGCACGGCTATGCTGACGCGTCGATGGATACGCTGACGGCTGATGTGGGGCTAACGCGGGGCGCGCTCTATCATAATTTTGGCGACAAACGCGGGTTGTTGGCTGCAGTCGTCAATGCAGTCGACACAGAAATGGCGGCGCGTGCCCACGATGCCGTTCGCGCGAGCAATCCTGCCAATCTTTGGGAGCAATTGGTTGCCGAAGGCATTGCCTATATGGAGCTGGCCACGGACCCGGAAATCCGCCGAATTGTGCTGCTCGATGGCCCGGCGGTTTTGGGCGACCCGTCACAGTGGGAAAGCCAGAGCGCTTGCCTCGTTGGTACGCGTTCGATCTTGGTGACGTTAATGGAAGAGGGCGTGGTCAAGCGGATGGATATTGAAGCGGCGGCGCGTTTGATGAACGGCGCAGCTCTCAATGCGGCGCTTTGGGTGGCGGCAAGTTCCGATCCCGATATGACCCTGCCGAAAGCGCGAGACGCCTTCCGGCATCTGATGAGTGGATTTTTAGCGCAGTGA
- a CDS encoding carbohydrate kinase family protein → MASPRAIDLLAYGDPNADHIYLADRVPLADEKLLGRKLGVFGGGTAANVACAAARLGLKTAAFGRVGADADGTMLLAENAKLGISNDYMTVSDDPTASAMIIVNAEGEKALVYAPMPGVAFDEASLTKAVQQSRVVYAMPYDIEEFTAISRLARADGCLVAIDIEAAVAPNRERLEALLKLSDIVFMNEPGFLATSAEPLTPDAVEKLLDFGPQLITVTRAAEGAISVSRDQALTQSSFPTSLVDATGAGDCFNGAFLAAHLAGASLAETLRFACAAAAISVSAVGARTALPDIAQVQATLSA, encoded by the coding sequence ATGGCAAGCCCGCGCGCCATCGATCTGCTCGCTTACGGCGATCCAAACGCCGACCATATCTATCTCGCCGACCGGGTCCCTCTGGCCGACGAGAAGCTCTTGGGTCGCAAGCTCGGCGTATTTGGGGGCGGCACAGCGGCAAACGTTGCTTGCGCCGCAGCCCGCCTCGGCCTCAAGACTGCCGCGTTCGGACGTGTCGGCGCCGATGCTGACGGCACCATGCTGCTCGCAGAGAATGCCAAACTCGGCATCTCCAACGACTATATGACGGTCTCGGACGACCCAACCGCCTCCGCAATGATCATCGTCAACGCTGAAGGCGAAAAGGCTTTGGTCTACGCGCCCATGCCGGGCGTTGCCTTCGATGAGGCCAGCCTCACCAAAGCCGTCCAGCAGTCCCGCGTTGTCTATGCGATGCCCTATGACATCGAAGAGTTCACCGCGATTTCTCGGCTCGCCCGCGCCGATGGCTGCCTTGTCGCTATCGATATTGAAGCCGCTGTTGCACCCAATCGCGAACGCCTCGAAGCGCTCCTAAAACTGTCCGACATCGTCTTCATGAATGAGCCCGGTTTTCTGGCAACCTCCGCCGAACCCCTCACGCCAGACGCTGTCGAAAAGCTCCTCGATTTCGGCCCGCAGCTGATCACCGTCACCCGCGCCGCCGAAGGCGCAATTTCGGTATCCCGCGACCAAGCTCTCACCCAGTCCAGCTTCCCAACCAGCTTGGTTGACGCCACCGGCGCAGGCGATTGCTTCAACGGCGCATTCCTCGCGGCTCATCTCGCCGGCGCATCTCTGGCTGAAACCTTGCGCTTTGCCTGTGCCGCCGCCGCGATCAGCGTCTCTGCTGTCGGCGCCCGCACCGCCCTGCCGGACATCGCGCAAGTGCAAGCCACGCTCTCGGCCTAG